From the Prochlorococcus marinus str. AS9601 genome, the window AGTGGGCTGCTCAAGCTTATGCTCTTTTAAAAAAGAAACAGGAAGAGCAAAAGCAAGAATTACAGAAACAGGAAGAGCAAAAACAAGAATTACAGAAACAGGAAGAGCAAAAACAAGAATTACAGAAACAGGAAGAGCAAAAACAAGAATTACAGAAACAAGAAGAGCAAAAACAAGAATTGGTTGAAATTGTTAATAAAGAAAATACTCTAGGACAGTCTAAAAATACTCCTGAAACTGAATTAGGAGAATTTGATGACAATTTTACTTGGTCTGCAATGGTATTAGCTGCTCAAGGAAAAAAAATAAATCAAATATCGATTGATGAAATTGATTGGTTAACTAAATTACGGAGAGGATTAGAAGAAACCCGAAAAGGATTTGTCACTGAATTATTGGACAAATTGGGAGACGATCCTCTTACTCCGGAATCTCTTGATGATTTAGAGACTTTATTAATAAGGGCTGATGTAGGGATTGATTCAACCGATAAAGTTATAAGTTCTCTCAGAACAAAATTAAACGAGGAAGTTGTGGGAGGAGAAGCAGGAATAAAATTCTTGAAGAAGGAATTAAAATTAATTATTGATAAACCAATAAAAAATTCCGGTACTGATCTTCTAGTTCCCCAAAAGGGTAAGTTAAATGTTTGGTTATTAGTAGGTGTTAATGGTGTTGGCAAAACTACTACATTAGGAAAATTAGCATATTTGTCATCCAAAAGTAATTATAAAACTTTGATAGCTGCTGCTGATACTTTTAGAGCGGCTGCAGTTGAACAACTTAAAGTATGGGGAGATAGAAGTAATGTTGACGTTATATCTAATCAATCAAAAAATGCTGATCCAGCCGCTGTAGTTTTTGACGCAATTAATTCTGCAAAAAAAAGAAATGTTGATTTATTACTTGTTGATACAGCGGGTAGATTGCAAACAAAAAATAATTTGATGGATGAATTAGCGAAAATAAAAAAAATTATTGATAAAAAGGTTCCAGATGCAATTGTTGAATCATTATTAGTATTAGATGCAAGTCAGGGTCAAAATGGCTTAAAGCAAGCAAAAAGTTTTGCTAAATCAGCAGATTTAAGTGGAGCAATTATTACTAAATTAGATGGGACTTCTAGAGGAGGAGTATCTTTAGCTGTATCGGAAGAAGTAAATTTGCCTATAAGGTTTATTGGAGCTGGTGAAGGTATAAAAGATTTGAGACCTTTTAATAGTTATGAATTTGTAGAGGCTATGCTCGCAGATAAATAAATATTTAATTAATTTTTTTAAAAAATTAAAATTTAATGTTAAAACATATTTATCTATTAGATTTGTTTTGACAAACTATCAAAAAGAAAAAATATTTTCGAACAAATTTATTAAAAATTTTTTAGAAAACGAATCTACAGAAATTTTAAAAAATAAATATAAATTTGCTGAAATTGCATCTTCACTAGCATATTATTTAAAATCGTTTTCCAACATAAATAAATTATTAGATTATATTTCTTTAATTTTTAAACATATTTTTTCTGAGAATATAATTTTAATTATTCCTTTAAATTATGAGGGTGATATATGGAATGAAAATATAAAAATTTCTGTTAATGATAAATATTTAACAATTCAAAAAGAAATCAATAAATTTTTGAATCAATTTCATTTTTCAAAAAATTTTAAAATAAAAGAAATTTTAACTTTTGAAAATGCTTTAAAAAATAATTTTAAAGAATATAAAATTGAAACAAAAAAAATAATATCTAGAGGTAAATGTAGAGGATTTATTTATATTTTTAGCAAAGATATTTATATACAGTCGATTACTGAAGATAGTAATTTTAATTTTATTGAAAATTGTCTAGCTGTTGGATTAGAAAATCACTATTTATTAAAAACAAAGAAAAAGCATGAAAACGTAGATAGAGAAATCTCCACTGGTGCTGAAATTCAATCTCAATTACTTCCGGATTATTGCCCAATTATCCATGGTATAGATTTAGCAGCTCATTGTAGACCAGCTCTTCAGCTCGGAGGGGATTACTATGATTTTATGTGCTTGAAGACGAATATCTCTGAAAAAAGAAAAGAAAAATCAAGATGGGCTTTTGTTATAGGTGATGTCATGGGTAAAGGGATTCCGGCTGGCCTTTTAATGACGATGTTGAGAGGAATGCTACGCGCTGAGGTTCTTACAGGTCTGCCTCCAGATAGAATTTTGCATGATTTGAATCAACTAGCAATAAATGATTTAGATCAATCACATAGATTTGTGACTTTATTTTACTCAGATTATGACCCTAGAACTAGAAAATTGAGATTCGCTAATGCAGCACATAATCCTCCTCTGCTTTGGAAAAGTTCAGATCAGAAAATTATTAAATTAGATGCAGAAGGATTTGTACTTGGACTACAAAAAGATGCAGAATACCAATGTGGTGAAATAAAGCTTAATCAAAATGATTTAGTTCTCTATTACACAGATGGAGTAATAGATACTTCTAATTCCTTAGGGCAAAGATTTGACGAGGAAAGGTTAATTAAAACGCTTACAAAATTTTGCAAGCAATCATATTCATCCCAAGAAATTTTAAATAAAATATTTAAAAAGTTAGATGATTTTACTGGACAAAATAGACACTTGGAAGATGACGCCTCGATGGTTATTTTTCAATTGAAATAGATATTTTTGTCACACACATAAAAAAATGCTTTATTAGAGATACTTAAAGTTAATTATTGATATGGCAAAAGTTTGGAGTAAAAGGTTTGATAATGCACTTGACACTTTTATTGAAAAGTTTAATGCTTCAATATTTTTTGATAGAAAGCTTATTTTAGAAGATTTAGATTGTTCGATTGCTCATGCGAAAATGCTTGGCAAAACAGAAGTATTATCCTCGACTGAAGCTTTACAAATTATAAATGGTTTAGAGTCAATAAAAGTTGACTATTTGGAAGGTAAATTTTCTCCTGGTCCACCTTCAGAAGATATTCACTATTGCATTGAAGAAAAGCTAATCAGTTTAATTGGTGAAACTGGAAAAAAATTACATACAGGTAGAAGTAGAAATGATCAAGTTGGCACAGATTTAAGATTGTGGCTAAGAAAAGAAATTGACAATAATGAAATTCTAATAACCGATTTGCAAAAATCCTTCTTAAATCTCGCGAAATCCAATATTTACACCTTAATTCCTGGATATACTCATATGCAAAGAGCTCAACCATTATCTTTGGCTCATCATTTATTGGCTTATATAGAAATGCTCCAAAGAGACCGCGAAAGGTTTAAAGAAGTACGCTTAAGAGTAAATACTTCGCCGTTAGGAGCTGCAGCATTAGCTGGAACAAAAATAAAAATAGATAGGCACTTTACAGCTGCAGAATTGGGTTTTGAAAAAATTTATAAAAATAGTATTGATGCAGTTAGTGACAGAGATTTTTGTATAGAGTTTGTTTCTGCATCTGCCTTGTTGATGTCGCATTTAAGTAAAATTTCAGAGGAAATAATTTTATGGGTAACTGATGAATTTTCTTTTGCGAAATTAACAGATAAATGTGCAACGGGAAGTAGCTTAATGCCGCAGAAAAAAAATCCTGACGTTCCAGAATTGATAAGAGGTAAGACAGGAAGAGTGTATGGACATCTCCAGGCATTGTTAACGATGGTCAAAGGAGTACCACTTTCATACAATAAGGATTTTCAGGAAGATAAAGAGCCAATATTTGATACTGCAGAAACAATATCGTCTTGTATTAAAGCAATGACTATTTTAATTAATCAGGGTATTGAATTTAATGTTAAAAATCTATCTGATTCTGTAGAAAACGACTTTTCTAATGCTACCGACTTGGCAGATTACTTAGTGGGTAAAGATGTCCCTTTTAGGACCGCCTATCAAGTTGTTGGTGAAATAGTCAAATATTGCCTAGAGAGAAAAATATTATTTAAAAATCTCAAAATTAATGAATTTAAAAAATTTCATCCCAAATTTGATGAGGATGTTTTTCTGGATCTTAAGCCTTTTAATGTCGTTAAATCAAGAAATAGCGAAGGAGGTACAGGTTTTGTTCAGGTAGAAAAAGAGGTTAATAATTGGCAAAAAAAATTGTTACTTTGAATCTAAATTATTTTTCTACAACAAGGGTATACTTTGAAGTAGAATAGTAAAGCAACGATCTGGGACTACTTATTGTAGTTTTTTTATAAGGTAATTTTTCTTTGTTGAGTTTAAAGTGAGTATTTTTGTTGGCAATTTGCCTTTCCGCGCAGAGCGCGAAGATGTTATACAATTATTTGCCCCTTTTGGTGAAGTTTTAAATTGTTCCCTTCCCTTAGAGAGAGATACTGGAAGGAAAAGAGGATTCGCATTTATTGAAATGGCAGATGAAGCGATTGAGTCAACAGCTATTGATGGTTTGCAAGGCAGGGAACTTATGGGCAGACCATTAAGAATTAATAAAGCTGAGCCAAGAAGTTCTGGTGGATCTCGTAGAGGAGGAAGAGGCGGTGGTTATGGTGGAGGTAATAACAGCGGTGGCTATGGCGGTGGCTACGGTGGAGGTAATAACAGCGGTGGCTATGGCGGTGGTTATGGTGGAGGTAATAACAGCGGTGGCTATGGCGGTGGCTACGGTGGTGGCAATAACAGCGGTGGCTATGGCGGTGGCTACGGTGGAGGTAATAACGGATCTAATAGCTCTTACGTTAATAAATCTTCTGGAGCAGAAGGCTGGGAAGACAGAAGTTATGGAAATTCTTCTGAAAACTC encodes:
- a CDS encoding PP2C family protein-serine/threonine phosphatase, with product MTNYQKEKIFSNKFIKNFLENESTEILKNKYKFAEIASSLAYYLKSFSNINKLLDYISLIFKHIFSENIILIIPLNYEGDIWNENIKISVNDKYLTIQKEINKFLNQFHFSKNFKIKEILTFENALKNNFKEYKIETKKIISRGKCRGFIYIFSKDIYIQSITEDSNFNFIENCLAVGLENHYLLKTKKKHENVDREISTGAEIQSQLLPDYCPIIHGIDLAAHCRPALQLGGDYYDFMCLKTNISEKRKEKSRWAFVIGDVMGKGIPAGLLMTMLRGMLRAEVLTGLPPDRILHDLNQLAINDLDQSHRFVTLFYSDYDPRTRKLRFANAAHNPPLLWKSSDQKIIKLDAEGFVLGLQKDAEYQCGEIKLNQNDLVLYYTDGVIDTSNSLGQRFDEERLIKTLTKFCKQSYSSQEILNKIFKKLDDFTGQNRHLEDDASMVIFQLK
- the ftsY gene encoding signal recognition particle-docking protein FtsY, with the translated sequence MTNTNPDNSREWAAQAYALLKKKQEEQKQELQKQEEQKQELQKQEEQKQELQKQEEQKQELQKQEEQKQELVEIVNKENTLGQSKNTPETELGEFDDNFTWSAMVLAAQGKKINQISIDEIDWLTKLRRGLEETRKGFVTELLDKLGDDPLTPESLDDLETLLIRADVGIDSTDKVISSLRTKLNEEVVGGEAGIKFLKKELKLIIDKPIKNSGTDLLVPQKGKLNVWLLVGVNGVGKTTTLGKLAYLSSKSNYKTLIAAADTFRAAAVEQLKVWGDRSNVDVISNQSKNADPAAVVFDAINSAKKRNVDLLLVDTAGRLQTKNNLMDELAKIKKIIDKKVPDAIVESLLVLDASQGQNGLKQAKSFAKSADLSGAIITKLDGTSRGGVSLAVSEEVNLPIRFIGAGEGIKDLRPFNSYEFVEAMLADK
- the argH gene encoding argininosuccinate lyase, with the protein product MAKVWSKRFDNALDTFIEKFNASIFFDRKLILEDLDCSIAHAKMLGKTEVLSSTEALQIINGLESIKVDYLEGKFSPGPPSEDIHYCIEEKLISLIGETGKKLHTGRSRNDQVGTDLRLWLRKEIDNNEILITDLQKSFLNLAKSNIYTLIPGYTHMQRAQPLSLAHHLLAYIEMLQRDRERFKEVRLRVNTSPLGAAALAGTKIKIDRHFTAAELGFEKIYKNSIDAVSDRDFCIEFVSASALLMSHLSKISEEIILWVTDEFSFAKLTDKCATGSSLMPQKKNPDVPELIRGKTGRVYGHLQALLTMVKGVPLSYNKDFQEDKEPIFDTAETISSCIKAMTILINQGIEFNVKNLSDSVENDFSNATDLADYLVGKDVPFRTAYQVVGEIVKYCLERKILFKNLKINEFKKFHPKFDEDVFLDLKPFNVVKSRNSEGGTGFVQVEKEVNNWQKKLLL
- a CDS encoding RNA recognition motif domain-containing protein, yielding MSIFVGNLPFRAEREDVIQLFAPFGEVLNCSLPLERDTGRKRGFAFIEMADEAIESTAIDGLQGRELMGRPLRINKAEPRSSGGSRRGGRGGGYGGGNNSGGYGGGYGGGNNSGGYGGGYGGGNNSGGYGGGYGGGNNSGGYGGGYGGGNNGSNSSYVNKSSGAEGWEDRSYGNSSENSEYENGRSRRKRGVSNENNASNETN